A window of Bradyrhizobium sp. AZCC 1610 contains these coding sequences:
- a CDS encoding thiamine pyrophosphate-requiring protein: MSRHSAAHYFLEGLVDLGVEYIFANLGTDHVSLIEEIARWDREGRKHPEVILCPHEIVAVHMAGGYALATGRGQAVFVHVDAGTANACMAIQNLFRYRLPVMLFAGRAPYTLHGELTGSRDTYVHFVQDPFDIASIVRPYVKWEYSLPSGIVVKEALARAGAFMHSDPPGPVYMMLPRETLAEEWDEAQMPAYNPARYGGVAVGGIDQARVEAIAVKLMAAENPIALTAYLGRNADAVAALERLALACGIRIAEFNSIDLNVSQDSPCFAGFDPLPLLEQADVGLLLDTDVPFVPQYARRVESIDWIQIDIDPLKSDFPMWGFPTDIRVQADCATVLRQVLEVVEARADDLYRKRVTERTAGWSGARDAAARRRAAAAENKGTSGALSAAYLFATLNRALSQDDIVVNEAIRNGPLLQEQIRRTQPHSYVGLAGGGLGFSGGMALGLKLAQPERRIVQIIGDGAYHFSSPDSVFAVAQQYQIPILTVVLDNGGWQAVKSSVQRVYPKGVAAETDSFQSQLRSGRQGEKRRFSDIGRAFGAHGEFVSEPDELAAAVERCLAAVDGGIAAVLHVQITPL, encoded by the coding sequence ATGAGCCGTCATAGCGCCGCGCATTATTTTCTCGAGGGTCTGGTCGATCTCGGCGTTGAATATATCTTCGCCAATCTCGGCACCGACCACGTCTCGCTGATCGAGGAGATCGCCCGCTGGGACCGCGAAGGCCGCAAGCATCCGGAAGTTATCCTCTGCCCGCATGAGATCGTCGCCGTGCACATGGCCGGCGGTTATGCGCTGGCGACCGGCAGGGGACAGGCGGTGTTCGTGCATGTCGATGCTGGGACGGCCAATGCCTGCATGGCGATCCAGAACCTGTTTCGTTATCGGCTGCCGGTGATGCTGTTCGCCGGGCGCGCGCCCTACACGCTGCATGGCGAATTGACCGGATCGCGCGACACCTATGTGCACTTCGTGCAAGATCCCTTCGACATCGCCAGCATCGTGCGGCCCTATGTCAAATGGGAATATTCACTGCCATCGGGCATCGTCGTGAAGGAAGCGCTGGCCCGCGCCGGTGCCTTCATGCACAGCGATCCACCGGGGCCCGTCTACATGATGCTGCCGCGCGAGACGCTGGCCGAGGAATGGGACGAAGCGCAGATGCCGGCCTATAACCCTGCGCGCTATGGCGGCGTAGCGGTCGGCGGTATCGACCAGGCCCGCGTCGAAGCCATTGCCGTCAAATTGATGGCGGCGGAAAATCCGATCGCGCTGACGGCCTATCTCGGTCGCAATGCGGACGCTGTCGCGGCGCTGGAGCGCCTCGCGCTGGCCTGCGGCATCCGGATCGCAGAATTCAACTCGATCGATCTCAACGTCTCGCAGGATTCGCCCTGCTTCGCCGGTTTCGATCCGCTGCCTCTGCTGGAACAGGCCGATGTCGGGCTGCTGCTCGATACCGACGTGCCTTTTGTGCCGCAATACGCTAGGCGCGTCGAATCCATCGACTGGATCCAGATCGACATCGATCCGTTGAAGTCGGATTTCCCGATGTGGGGATTCCCGACCGACATCAGGGTCCAGGCCGATTGCGCGACTGTTCTGCGGCAGGTGCTCGAGGTGGTCGAGGCGCGCGCGGATGATCTTTATCGCAAGCGCGTCACTGAGCGCACCGCCGGCTGGAGCGGTGCGCGCGATGCCGCGGCCAGGCGCCGCGCCGCTGCTGCCGAGAACAAGGGCACGTCAGGCGCGCTTAGCGCGGCCTATCTGTTCGCAACCTTGAACCGTGCATTGTCGCAGGACGATATCGTCGTCAACGAAGCGATCCGCAATGGGCCGCTGCTGCAGGAGCAGATCCGTCGCACGCAGCCGCACAGCTACGTCGGCCTCGCCGGCGGCGGGCTCGGCTTCAGCGGCGGCATGGCGCTGGGCTTGAAGTTGGCGCAGCCGGAGCGGCGCATCGTGCAGATCATCGGCGACGGCGCCTATCATTTTTCTTCGCCGGACTCCGTATTCGCCGTCGCCCAGCAATATCAAATTCCGATTCTGACAGTCGTGCTCGACAATGGCGGCTGGCAGGCGGTCAAGTCGTCGGTACAGAGGGTCTATCCGAAGGGCGTCGCCGCCGAGACCGATTCCTTTCAATCGCAACTGCGCTCGGGCCGGCAGGGCGAAAAACGACGCTTCTCCGATATCGGCCGCGCCTTTGGCGCGCATGGTGAATTCGTCAGCGAGCCGGATGAACTCGCCGCTGCGGTCGAGCGCTGCCTCGCCGCTGTCGACGGCGGGATCGCTGCCGTCCTGCATGTCCAGATCACGCCGCTCTAG
- a CDS encoding methyltransferase, translated as MASQLSRTAPPAKHANVRPVAATPELPSAVPLMALSTGFWAFKTLAAAHELDLFSRLAGGAGITVAGLAETVGMHPRPAEMLLTGCAALGLLEKTDGRYRNTPLSEAYLVRGKPYYFGGFVQMADKRLYAGWGKLTEALRTNRPTTWDPAVQSSMFDGEDPTMLALFWEAMHSLSTMTARKLGEAVDLNHFRRLLDIGGGSGAYDIELCKLYGELRATVFDLPHVAAIAAGKITEAGLTDRIETAGGNFFEQLPEDHDVHLLSMIMHDWDEAKNRALLRRSFEALPSGGAVVISELLVNDEKTGPAPAALMSLNMLIETEGRNYTPAEYSAWLEEAGFRHIETVWFDAPAANGAVIGRKP; from the coding sequence ATGGCCAGTCAGCTTTCGCGGACAGCGCCTCCGGCCAAGCATGCAAACGTCCGGCCGGTTGCCGCCACGCCGGAGCTTCCTTCCGCCGTCCCGTTGATGGCGCTTTCGACCGGTTTCTGGGCCTTCAAGACTCTGGCCGCTGCGCACGAGTTGGACCTCTTCAGCCGCCTTGCGGGCGGCGCCGGCATCACGGTTGCCGGACTGGCGGAAACGGTCGGTATGCATCCACGACCGGCCGAGATGCTGTTGACCGGCTGCGCTGCACTTGGGCTTCTGGAGAAAACGGACGGCCGTTATCGCAATACGCCGTTGAGCGAAGCCTATCTCGTGCGCGGGAAGCCGTATTACTTCGGTGGCTTCGTGCAGATGGCCGACAAGCGACTCTACGCGGGCTGGGGCAAACTTACCGAAGCGCTGCGGACGAACCGGCCAACCACGTGGGACCCGGCAGTGCAATCCTCGATGTTCGACGGCGAGGATCCGACGATGCTGGCACTCTTCTGGGAGGCGATGCATTCGCTCTCCACGATGACCGCGCGCAAGCTCGGCGAAGCCGTGGATCTCAATCATTTCCGCCGCCTTCTGGACATCGGCGGCGGATCGGGCGCGTACGACATCGAGCTTTGCAAACTGTATGGGGAGTTGCGCGCGACCGTATTTGATCTGCCGCATGTGGCCGCAATCGCCGCGGGAAAAATTACCGAGGCCGGCTTGACCGACCGCATCGAGACCGCCGGCGGCAACTTCTTCGAACAGCTTCCCGAGGATCACGACGTGCATCTCCTGTCGATGATCATGCACGATTGGGATGAGGCGAAGAACCGCGCGCTGCTGCGCCGGTCCTTCGAGGCTTTGCCGAGCGGCGGCGCAGTCGTCATCAGCGAGCTTCTCGTCAATGACGAAAAGACCGGGCCGGCGCCGGCCGCGCTGATGAGCCTCAACATGCTGATCGAGACGGAAGGACGAAACTACACGCCGGCCGAATATTCGGCGTGGCTCGAGGAAGCCGGCTTCCGGCACATCGAGACGGTCTGGTTCGACGCACCCGCCGCGAACGGTGCCGTGATCGGCCGCAAACCATAA
- a CDS encoding FAD-dependent monooxygenase, with protein MSTPTESPAQVVIVGGGPVGLGLAIDLGQRGVRCVLVERYSSPQPIPKGQNLTQRTLEHFYFWGAEAELRAARTIPRDYGIGGMTSYGTLLSGYRYDWLQRELVRHYYFTDNERLPQYATEAVLRQRLSQLQGVETIYGWSASGIEQDTDGVQVTVAERNSDRRRTLRADYVVGCDGSRSLVRDAAGITQTLTDHDRLMVLLVFRSTGLHKLLERFPNKSFYNVLHPDLRGYWQFFGRVDLGTTWFFHAPVPLGTTRDNFDFRRCLYSAVGEEFDVEFEHIGFWDLRVAISDQYRIGRVFIAGDAAHSHPPYGGYGINTGLEDAANLGWKLAAALQGWAGAHLLDSYGEERRPVFASTARDFIEKAIQSDRAFLAKFDPAIDKAAFEAEWLARSSGARSEVNSFEPNYEGSSIVAGQPGATCSAIGSHEFAARAGHHLAPRQLASSRNVFEELGAGFTLLDLGAPDAVVTEIRCAAEASGVPLTLISDDSADVRKFYQATLILVRPDQFVAWVSDGDVTDAAAIIRRVVGGHP; from the coding sequence ATGAGCACGCCCACCGAATCCCCAGCGCAAGTCGTCATCGTCGGAGGCGGGCCGGTTGGTCTCGGCCTTGCGATCGACCTCGGCCAGCGAGGCGTCAGGTGCGTCCTGGTCGAGCGCTACAGCAGTCCGCAACCGATCCCGAAGGGTCAGAACCTGACCCAGCGTACCCTTGAGCACTTTTACTTCTGGGGTGCGGAGGCGGAGCTTCGCGCGGCGCGGACCATCCCGCGCGACTACGGCATCGGCGGCATGACGTCGTACGGCACGCTGCTGAGCGGCTACAGATATGACTGGCTGCAGCGCGAGCTGGTGCGGCACTATTACTTCACCGACAACGAACGGCTGCCGCAATATGCCACCGAAGCGGTGCTGCGGCAGCGCCTGAGCCAGTTGCAAGGTGTCGAGACAATATACGGCTGGAGCGCTTCCGGCATCGAGCAGGACACGGATGGCGTGCAGGTGACAGTGGCCGAGCGCAACAGCGACCGTCGTCGCACATTGCGGGCGGATTATGTGGTCGGCTGTGACGGCAGTCGCTCCCTGGTGCGCGACGCCGCCGGCATCACACAGACCCTGACCGACCACGACCGGCTGATGGTGCTGCTGGTGTTCCGCTCGACCGGCCTGCATAAGCTGCTCGAACGCTTCCCCAACAAGTCATTCTACAATGTGCTGCATCCCGACCTCAGGGGTTACTGGCAGTTCTTCGGCCGCGTCGATCTCGGCACCACCTGGTTTTTCCATGCGCCGGTGCCGCTCGGCACCACCAGGGACAATTTCGATTTCCGTCGCTGTCTGTATTCGGCGGTCGGTGAGGAATTCGACGTCGAATTCGAGCACATCGGCTTCTGGGATCTGCGCGTCGCGATATCAGATCAATATCGCATCGGGCGCGTCTTCATCGCCGGCGACGCTGCGCATAGCCATCCGCCCTATGGCGGCTACGGCATCAACACCGGCCTCGAAGACGCCGCCAATCTCGGCTGGAAGCTTGCCGCGGCGCTGCAAGGCTGGGCCGGAGCACATCTCCTGGATTCCTACGGCGAGGAACGGCGGCCGGTGTTCGCCTCGACCGCGCGGGACTTTATCGAGAAGGCGATCCAGAGCGACAGGGCGTTTTTGGCCAAATTCGATCCCGCGATCGACAAGGCTGCATTTGAAGCCGAATGGCTGGCGCGCTCGTCCGGTGCGCGTTCCGAGGTCAATTCGTTCGAGCCGAATTACGAGGGCTCGTCCATCGTCGCGGGTCAGCCAGGTGCCACCTGCAGCGCGATCGGGTCGCATGAATTCGCAGCCCGGGCCGGACATCACTTGGCGCCGCGCCAGCTCGCATCTAGCCGCAATGTCTTCGAGGAACTGGGCGCCGGTTTTACGCTGCTCGATCTCGGCGCGCCGGACGCTGTTGTCACTGAAATCAGGTGCGCGGCCGAAGCGAGCGGAGTGCCGCTCACGCTGATCAGCGACGACAGCGCGGACGTGCGAAAATTCTACCAGGCGACGCTGATTCTGGTCCGGCCCGATCAGTTTGTCGCCTGGGTGTCGGACGGCGATGTGACAGATGCCGCAGCTATCATCCGTCGCGTGGTCGGCGGCCACCCCTGA
- the pobA gene encoding 4-hydroxybenzoate 3-monooxygenase, which produces MTQTQVAIIGGGPAGLLLSHMLARNGVDSIVLERQSRGHVLERIRAGVLEAGTIELLREVGLGARMDREGRVHDGSGIAWEGKPHFFIDTRKFTGRPMMSYGQTAITEDLYAARDAAGGVVIDDAANVALHELTSDRPHVTYEKGGQTRRIDCDYVAGCDGHHGVSRQSIPASVLRTFERGYPFGWLGIMSETPPYPEICYCYHSRGFALASQRSPMLSRYYIQCDLDARIEDWPDDRFWEELKARCPKDMADSIVTGPSIEKSIAPLRSFVAEPMRYGRLFLAGDAAHIVPPTGAKGLNLAVSDVFYLSRALTEGLKAGRTHYLDGYSDMALRRVWSAERMSWWLTTLIHQFPNEAPFDRRMRENQFDYLLASERAQASLAEQYVGLPFES; this is translated from the coding sequence ATGACGCAAACGCAGGTTGCCATCATCGGCGGCGGTCCCGCCGGTCTACTGCTCTCCCACATGCTCGCCCGCAACGGCGTCGACAGCATCGTGCTGGAGCGGCAGAGCCGCGGCCATGTGCTCGAGCGCATCCGCGCCGGGGTGCTGGAAGCGGGCACGATCGAACTCTTGCGCGAGGTCGGCCTCGGCGCGCGCATGGATCGGGAGGGACGTGTCCATGACGGCTCGGGCATCGCGTGGGAAGGCAAGCCGCACTTCTTCATCGACACCCGCAAGTTCACCGGCCGACCGATGATGTCCTATGGCCAGACCGCGATCACCGAGGATCTCTATGCCGCGCGCGACGCGGCTGGCGGCGTCGTGATCGATGACGCGGCAAACGTCGCGCTGCACGAGCTGACGTCGGACCGCCCGCACGTGACCTACGAAAAGGGCGGGCAGACCCGCCGGATCGATTGCGACTATGTCGCTGGCTGCGACGGCCACCATGGCGTGAGCCGGCAATCGATCCCGGCGTCGGTGCTGCGCACGTTCGAGCGCGGCTATCCGTTCGGCTGGCTCGGCATCATGTCGGAGACGCCGCCCTATCCGGAGATCTGCTATTGCTATCATTCGCGCGGCTTCGCGCTCGCCTCGCAGCGCAGCCCGATGCTGAGCCGCTACTACATCCAGTGCGATCTCGACGCCCGCATCGAGGACTGGCCGGACGATCGCTTCTGGGAGGAATTGAAGGCGCGCTGCCCGAAGGACATGGCCGACAGCATCGTGACCGGTCCCTCGATCGAGAAATCGATCGCGCCGCTACGGAGCTTTGTCGCCGAGCCGATGCGCTATGGTCGCCTGTTTCTGGCGGGCGACGCAGCGCACATTGTCCCTCCCACAGGAGCGAAAGGTCTCAACCTCGCGGTCTCCGACGTGTTCTACCTCTCGCGCGCGTTGACCGAGGGCTTGAAGGCCGGCCGCACCCACTATCTCGACGGCTATTCCGATATGGCGCTGCGCCGGGTGTGGAGCGCCGAGCGCATGTCGTGGTGGCTGACCACGTTGATCCACCAGTTCCCTAATGAAGCGCCGTTCGACCGGCGCATGCGCGAGAACCAGTTCGATTACCTTCTTGCGTCGGAGCGTGCGCAGGCATCGCTCGCCGAGCAGTATGTCGGCCTGCCATTTGAGAGCTGA
- a CDS encoding Bug family tripartite tricarboxylate transporter substrate binding protein: MALAPMKPSLAQGLSQQTIRLNVPFSPGTGPDLLARILSEELRQRWNQPVIVENKPGASGNIGTDAAARAAPDGHTLLVTVNTFVMNASLYRSIPYDPEKSFAPIVEIATGVLALVVHPSLNANTFAELLAVARSKPGEINYASPGRGTPQHLAMELLKLTAKINLTHIPYPGSAGAVKDLAGGHVSAMFLPIHTALPLAQAGQIRILAVGSQARAPQATHVPTLAELGVTDFDVDLWYGVLAPVDTPKAIVDRYNAVFNEILAQPGVRAVLDKQGLIAQGGAPERLAELIARDRLRWAKVVKDAQITSE; the protein is encoded by the coding sequence ATGGCCCTTGCACCCATGAAGCCAAGCCTGGCTCAGGGGCTGTCGCAGCAAACAATTCGGCTCAACGTTCCGTTCTCGCCAGGCACGGGACCCGATCTACTCGCGCGTATCCTCAGTGAGGAACTGCGGCAACGCTGGAATCAGCCCGTCATCGTCGAGAACAAGCCCGGCGCGAGCGGCAACATCGGCACGGATGCAGCGGCGCGCGCAGCTCCCGATGGCCACACACTTCTGGTGACCGTCAATACTTTTGTGATGAATGCGAGCCTCTATCGCTCGATCCCCTACGATCCGGAGAAGAGTTTTGCGCCGATCGTGGAAATCGCGACCGGCGTCCTTGCGCTCGTCGTGCATCCTTCGCTCAACGCCAACACGTTCGCAGAGCTACTCGCGGTTGCCCGCAGCAAGCCGGGTGAGATCAACTATGCTTCCCCGGGCCGGGGAACACCGCAGCATCTCGCCATGGAGCTGCTGAAGCTGACAGCGAAAATCAACCTGACACACATTCCCTATCCGGGTTCTGCGGGCGCCGTGAAAGATCTCGCGGGCGGACACGTCTCAGCCATGTTCTTGCCGATCCATACCGCGCTTCCTCTCGCGCAAGCGGGACAAATCCGTATCCTGGCCGTCGGGAGCCAGGCTCGGGCGCCGCAGGCAACGCATGTGCCGACGCTGGCCGAACTTGGCGTAACCGATTTCGACGTCGATCTGTGGTATGGCGTTCTTGCCCCGGTCGATACACCGAAAGCCATCGTTGACCGCTACAATGCGGTTTTCAATGAGATACTGGCGCAGCCTGGCGTTCGGGCCGTACTCGACAAGCAAGGCTTGATCGCTCAAGGCGGCGCGCCTGAACGCCTCGCAGAACTGATCGCCAGGGATCGCCTGCGCTGGGCCAAAGTAGTCAAGGATGCCCAGATCACTTCGGAATAG
- a CDS encoding DUF1127 domain-containing protein → MKHPMIFAIAGVNSLTSRKAAAASSHHDGAETCRPGWGTRFLSWWIQCSERSRQRQALAELDDHHLKDIGKTRQEAMAEASKPFWE, encoded by the coding sequence ATGAAGCATCCGATGATTTTTGCAATCGCAGGCGTCAATTCGCTCACGAGTCGGAAAGCAGCCGCGGCGTCCAGCCATCACGACGGCGCCGAGACATGTCGACCTGGATGGGGAACACGGTTCTTGAGCTGGTGGATCCAGTGTTCAGAGCGGTCGCGGCAGCGGCAAGCCCTGGCGGAGCTCGATGACCACCATCTCAAGGACATCGGCAAGACGCGGCAAGAGGCAATGGCCGAAGCATCCAAGCCGTTCTGGGAATGA
- a CDS encoding cytochrome c — translation MLRISVRLAFVTASVIALAAFAAKADDSQITRGKYLVTLGGCNDCHTPGYFFGNPDMSRFLGGSDVGFEIPGQGVFVGPNITPDKKTGIGSWTPEQIVKAIQVGERPDGRMLAPIMPWHAYATLTADDAMAIAAFLQSLNPVSNQTPGPFKPGEKVSTFMFRIVPPGETAAAAAK, via the coding sequence ATGTTGCGGATTTCAGTTCGTCTTGCATTCGTGACCGCGTCAGTTATCGCGCTTGCAGCGTTCGCGGCCAAAGCTGACGATTCACAGATCACGCGCGGCAAGTATCTCGTCACGCTCGGCGGCTGCAACGACTGCCACACGCCGGGATACTTCTTCGGGAATCCCGACATGTCACGCTTTCTCGGCGGCTCGGACGTGGGCTTCGAGATTCCGGGTCAAGGTGTCTTTGTGGGCCCAAACATCACGCCCGACAAAAAGACCGGCATCGGTAGTTGGACCCCAGAGCAGATCGTGAAGGCGATACAGGTCGGTGAACGGCCGGACGGCCGCATGCTGGCGCCGATCATGCCTTGGCACGCTTATGCGACACTCACAGCGGATGACGCCATGGCGATCGCGGCTTTTCTCCAAAGTCTGAACCCGGTCAGCAACCAGACTCCCGGTCCGTTCAAACCCGGGGAAAAGGTTTCGACCTTCATGTTCCGGATTGTGCCACCGGGCGAAACCGCAGCGGCTGCGGCCAAGTAG
- a CDS encoding ABC transporter ATP-binding protein, which translates to MTEVALQAVELVRRIEGAVSHTLVNGIDLAVNKGEFVAITGPSGSGKSSLLYLLGLLDAPSEGEVIICGQPTSKLSESDRADVRLTKCGFVFQFHFLLPEFTSLDNVLLPMRAAGTMAEGEMRERGLALLGSLGLGEHANKRPNQLSGGQRQRVAIARALANRPEIIVADEPTGALDTASTEQVFSILRDIADRGQTVVVVTHDPALAARADRRIHIVDGKIAEITERGAGELVCEMGS; encoded by the coding sequence ATGACCGAGGTCGCTTTGCAGGCGGTGGAGCTGGTTCGCCGCATCGAGGGCGCTGTTTCGCACACCCTCGTCAACGGGATTGATCTTGCGGTGAACAAGGGCGAATTCGTCGCCATTACCGGGCCGTCGGGATCGGGCAAATCGTCGCTGCTCTATCTCTTGGGCCTGCTCGATGCACCCAGCGAAGGCGAGGTCATCATCTGCGGTCAGCCAACCTCGAAATTGTCGGAATCGGACCGGGCTGACGTTCGCCTGACCAAATGCGGCTTCGTGTTCCAGTTTCATTTCCTGCTGCCGGAATTCACCTCGCTCGACAATGTGCTGCTGCCGATGCGTGCCGCGGGCACGATGGCTGAAGGCGAGATGCGCGAGCGCGGCCTTGCTCTCTTGGGCTCACTTGGGCTTGGCGAGCACGCCAACAAGCGTCCCAACCAGCTCTCCGGCGGCCAGCGCCAGCGGGTCGCCATCGCCCGCGCGCTTGCCAACCGCCCCGAGATCATCGTGGCCGATGAGCCGACGGGCGCGCTCGATACGGCATCGACGGAACAGGTGTTTTCGATCCTCCGCGACATCGCGGACCGGGGCCAGACCGTGGTCGTGGTGACCCACGACCCAGCGCTCGCCGCCCGCGCCGACCGCCGCATCCACATCGTCGACGGCAAGATCGCCGAGATCACCGAACGGGGTGCAGGGGAGTTGGTTTGTGAGATGGGGAGTTAG
- a CDS encoding IclR family transcriptional regulator, translating into MKPTNSLERVLAVLEVFSEERLEWTPEDLMRELGYSRPTLYRYLKILKDAGFLMSTRNSGVTLGPKVVEMDYLTRRSDPLVLHGVPYLKELTAAYSCTAMVLRWYGNKILCVASESSAKNPISSYPRGRPMPLGRGAIARSIMALLPRPRLVPLVERNLADLRSVGLGDTAADVLKSLKKVRKAGFAVAYGEVTPGAVGIAAPIIDDRHYPIASVCVTIAGNLVTGAQIDEIGAEVRRVALQISADQATVRQKSDA; encoded by the coding sequence ATGAAGCCGACGAACAGCCTGGAACGGGTGTTAGCGGTTCTCGAAGTTTTTTCCGAGGAGCGGCTGGAATGGACGCCCGAGGATTTGATGCGCGAGCTCGGCTATAGCCGGCCGACGCTGTACCGCTATCTGAAGATCCTGAAAGACGCCGGTTTTCTGATGTCGACCCGCAATTCCGGCGTCACGCTGGGGCCCAAGGTCGTCGAGATGGATTACCTGACGCGCCGCTCCGATCCCTTGGTGCTGCACGGCGTGCCCTATCTGAAAGAGCTGACTGCGGCCTATTCCTGCACCGCCATGGTTTTGCGCTGGTACGGCAACAAGATCCTCTGTGTGGCCTCTGAATCCTCCGCCAAAAACCCGATCAGCTCCTATCCGCGCGGACGGCCGATGCCACTGGGGCGCGGCGCGATCGCTCGCTCGATCATGGCGCTGCTGCCGCGGCCGCGGCTGGTGCCGCTGGTCGAGCGCAACCTCGCCGACCTGCGCTCGGTCGGCCTCGGCGACACCGCCGCCGATGTCTTGAAAAGCCTGAAGAAGGTTCGGAAAGCCGGATTTGCCGTCGCCTATGGCGAGGTCACGCCCGGCGCGGTCGGCATCGCCGCGCCGATCATCGACGACCGGCATTACCCGATCGCCAGTGTCTGCGTCACCATTGCCGGCAACCTCGTGACCGGCGCCCAGATCGACGAGATCGGCGCCGAGGTCCGGCGCGTGGCGCTGCAGATCTCGGCCGATCAGGCCACGGTGAGGCAGAAATCCGACGCATAA
- a CDS encoding FAD-dependent monooxygenase: MKNAGKPKIIVAGGGIGGLTAALSLIKRGFEVEIYEQAPILQEIGAGVQISANGMLVFHELGLATRVMEEAAHPERREIRMWNTGQAWTAFDLGAVSVQTYGHPYVTMFRPDLLGILSDAVTTAVPGALRLGRRAVGCETVGARVILRFDDGSTAEGDALIGADGIHSVIRAGLHGSDNAEFTGLVAWRGVIPMADLPPRLARSVSSNWVGPGRHVVQYPLRRGTLMNFVGVVEREDWHEESWTTPGSHADMLADFAGWHEDVQTLIAAIPQPYLWALKLRRPLPSWSVGRVTLLGDACHPTLPFLAQGAVMAIEDGYILSRALEAHGMDVAAAFRAYESARYERTSRVINGSADNTKRFHNSLLGDPATAQAYVEREWAEDRLRERYDWMYRYDATGVAM; the protein is encoded by the coding sequence GTGAAAAATGCCGGAAAACCCAAAATCATCGTAGCCGGCGGCGGCATAGGCGGGCTGACGGCGGCGCTTTCCCTCATCAAGCGCGGCTTCGAGGTCGAGATTTACGAGCAGGCCCCGATCCTTCAGGAGATCGGGGCTGGTGTGCAGATCAGCGCCAACGGCATGCTTGTCTTTCACGAACTCGGCCTCGCTACCCGCGTCATGGAAGAGGCCGCGCACCCGGAGCGGCGTGAAATTCGGATGTGGAATACCGGCCAAGCATGGACCGCTTTCGATCTCGGCGCCGTTTCGGTGCAAACCTATGGTCACCCCTACGTCACGATGTTCCGGCCAGACCTGCTGGGTATCCTGTCGGATGCGGTGACGACGGCTGTCCCCGGCGCGCTTCGTCTGGGACGTAGGGCTGTCGGATGCGAGACTGTAGGAGCGCGCGTAATCCTGCGGTTCGATGACGGCAGCACCGCCGAAGGCGACGCGCTGATTGGCGCCGACGGGATCCACTCCGTGATCCGTGCAGGACTGCATGGCTCGGACAACGCCGAATTCACGGGTCTAGTTGCATGGCGCGGCGTCATCCCGATGGCGGACCTGCCGCCCCGCCTAGCACGTTCGGTCTCGTCGAACTGGGTCGGGCCTGGCCGACACGTCGTGCAGTATCCCTTGCGGCGCGGAACGCTGATGAACTTCGTGGGCGTGGTCGAACGCGAGGACTGGCACGAAGAGTCCTGGACGACGCCGGGTTCGCATGCGGACATGCTCGCCGACTTCGCTGGATGGCATGAAGACGTACAGACGCTCATCGCAGCCATTCCCCAGCCGTATCTCTGGGCATTGAAACTGCGCCGTCCTCTTCCGTCGTGGTCGGTGGGTCGCGTCACGCTGCTCGGCGACGCCTGCCATCCGACACTGCCGTTCCTCGCACAAGGCGCCGTCATGGCGATCGAGGACGGCTACATCCTGTCTCGAGCGCTCGAGGCGCACGGCATGGACGTTGCCGCGGCATTCCGCGCCTATGAATCGGCGAGGTACGAACGCACATCCCGCGTCATCAACGGATCAGCCGACAACACGAAACGCTTTCACAACTCGTTGCTGGGAGATCCGGCGACGGCGCAGGCCTATGTGGAGCGCGAGTGGGCGGAAGACCGTCTGCGGGAGCGATATGACTGGATGTACAGATACGATGCTACCGGCGTTGCCATGTGA